The proteins below come from a single Streptomyces sp. M92 genomic window:
- a CDS encoding uracil-xanthine permease family protein, whose translation MDLGVRWKLHGDGKVPAPGAVVRPDERLSWPRTFGLGAQHVVAMFGASFVAPVLMGLDPNLAIMMSGVATAIFLLATRGRVPSYLGCSLSFVGVAAVIRAQGGTSATVTGAVLVVGAALFLVGLAVQRFGARIIHAAMPPIVTGAVVMLIGFNLAPVTASTYWPQDQWTALLVMLFTGLAVVCLRGFWSRIAIFLGLVFGYVLSWALDQIFGRIHSVDGSGKVTDHWRLDFSAVGQADWIGLPSFHGPSFEWSAILVALPVVIALVAENAGHVKAVGEMTGDPLDDKLGTAISADGVGSMLSTAVGGPPNTTYSENIGVMAATRVYSTAAYWAAACFALLFGICPKFGAVVAAIPGGVLGGITVILYGMIGLLGAQIWINANVDLRNPLNLVPAAAGIIIGVGNVSMEFTDNFSLSGIALGTLVVITGYHALRAFAPAHLKTQQPLLDEGTSSYDEQATDGGGPGEGPGGGTQRAKS comes from the coding sequence ATGGACCTCGGCGTGCGCTGGAAGCTGCACGGGGACGGGAAGGTCCCCGCCCCCGGAGCGGTGGTCCGCCCCGACGAACGGCTCTCGTGGCCTCGCACGTTCGGGCTCGGCGCCCAGCACGTGGTGGCCATGTTCGGGGCGTCCTTCGTGGCCCCGGTCCTGATGGGCCTGGACCCCAACCTCGCGATCATGATGTCGGGCGTGGCGACCGCCATCTTCCTGCTCGCCACCCGCGGCCGGGTCCCCAGCTACCTCGGCTGCTCGCTCTCCTTCGTCGGTGTCGCCGCGGTCATCCGGGCCCAGGGCGGCACGAGCGCCACGGTGACCGGCGCCGTGCTGGTAGTCGGTGCGGCGCTGTTCCTGGTGGGGCTCGCAGTGCAGCGCTTCGGGGCGCGGATCATCCACGCCGCGATGCCGCCGATCGTCACCGGCGCGGTGGTGATGCTGATCGGTTTCAACCTGGCGCCGGTCACCGCGTCCACCTACTGGCCGCAGGACCAGTGGACGGCGCTGCTGGTGATGCTGTTCACCGGTCTGGCCGTGGTCTGCCTGCGCGGTTTCTGGTCCCGGATCGCGATCTTCCTGGGGCTGGTCTTCGGCTACGTGCTCTCCTGGGCCCTGGACCAAATCTTCGGCAGGATCCACTCGGTGGACGGCAGCGGCAAGGTCACCGACCACTGGCGCCTCGACTTCTCCGCCGTGGGGCAGGCCGACTGGATCGGCCTGCCGTCGTTCCACGGGCCGAGCTTCGAGTGGTCGGCGATCCTGGTCGCCCTGCCGGTCGTCATCGCACTGGTCGCGGAGAACGCCGGTCACGTCAAGGCGGTCGGCGAGATGACCGGGGACCCGCTCGACGACAAGCTGGGCACCGCGATCTCCGCGGACGGCGTCGGCTCGATGCTGTCCACCGCGGTCGGCGGCCCGCCCAACACCACGTACTCCGAGAACATCGGCGTGATGGCCGCGACCCGGGTCTACTCGACGGCCGCCTACTGGGCCGCCGCCTGCTTCGCCCTCCTCTTCGGCATCTGCCCGAAGTTCGGCGCGGTCGTCGCCGCGATCCCCGGCGGCGTGCTGGGCGGCATCACCGTCATCCTGTACGGCATGATCGGCCTGCTCGGCGCGCAGATCTGGATCAACGCGAACGTGGACCTGCGCAACCCGCTGAACCTGGTGCCGGCCGCCGCGGGCATCATCATCGGCGTCGGCAACGTCAGCATGGAGTTCACCGACAACTTCTCGCTCAGCGGCATCGCGCTCGGCACCCTCGTCGTCATCACCGGCTACCACGCGCTGCGCGCCTTCGCCCCGGCCCACCTCAAGACGCAGCAACCGCTGCTCGACGAGGGCACGTCGTCGTACGACGAGCAGGCCACGGACGGCGGCGGGCCCGGCGAGGGGCCGGGCGGCGGGACTCAGCGCGCCAAGTCGTAG
- a CDS encoding carbon-nitrogen hydrolase family protein, whose amino-acid sequence MRTALLQSSGRPGSVAENLKVLDEAAARAAASGAGLLVTSELFLTGYAIGDGIAALAEPADGDSADAVAETAGRHGLAVAYGYPERDGERVFNSVQLIAADGTRLANYRKTHLFGCFERDHFTPGGQPVVQAELNGLTVGLMICYDVEFPENVRAHALAGTDLLLVPTAQMHPFQFVAESVVPVRAFENQMYVAYVNRTGPEGDFEFVGLSVLAGPDGTSRARAGRGEELLLADADPAFLAASREANPYLKDRLPGLYGPLVRNR is encoded by the coding sequence ATGCGCACCGCCCTGCTCCAGAGCTCCGGCCGGCCCGGCTCCGTCGCCGAGAACCTCAAGGTCCTCGACGAGGCCGCCGCCCGCGCCGCGGCCTCGGGTGCCGGGCTGCTGGTCACCTCGGAGCTGTTCCTGACCGGGTACGCGATCGGCGACGGCATCGCCGCCCTCGCCGAGCCCGCCGACGGGGACTCGGCCGACGCCGTCGCGGAGACCGCCGGGCGCCACGGCCTGGCCGTCGCCTACGGCTACCCCGAGCGGGACGGCGAGCGCGTCTTCAACTCCGTGCAGCTGATCGCCGCCGACGGTACCCGCCTGGCGAACTACCGCAAGACCCATCTCTTCGGCTGCTTCGAGCGCGACCACTTCACCCCCGGCGGACAGCCCGTCGTCCAGGCCGAGCTGAACGGTCTCACCGTCGGCCTGATGATCTGCTACGACGTGGAGTTCCCGGAGAACGTCCGCGCCCACGCCCTGGCCGGCACCGACCTGCTGCTGGTCCCGACCGCGCAGATGCACCCGTTCCAGTTCGTCGCCGAGTCGGTCGTGCCGGTGCGGGCCTTCGAGAACCAGATGTACGTCGCGTACGTCAACCGGACCGGGCCGGAGGGCGACTTCGAGTTCGTCGGGCTGTCCGTGCTCGCCGGCCCCGACGGGACGTCCCGGGCCCGCGCCGGACGCGGTGAGGAACTGCTCCTCGCCGACGCCGACCCTGCCTTCCTCGCCGCCTCCCGCGAGGCCAACCCGTACCTGAAGGACCGCCTTCCCGGTCTCTACGGGCCCCTCGTCCGCAACCGCTGA
- a CDS encoding ROK family transcriptional regulator, producing the protein MPASPSTARAINDRFALRLLQREGPLTAGQLKQLTGLSRPTVADLVERLIASGLIEVAGESGEQRRGPNAKLYGIVAGRAYLAALDVRTEGVAVLVSDLLGRVLAEASVPIGDGTGTGPAVEQAVSLVERAAKEAGADRLHTVGIGAPGLIDPVGGELRDSTGLPEWHRRLTAALQEKFPEARVGVENETNLAALAEQRDGAARDRDTFVLLWLGLGIGAAVVLDGTLRRGVSGGAGEIGFMPVPGTAGLPSATDCDGGFHSVAGAAAVSALAAEHGMTARPAGPEPHAAALVREAVHRSASGDAPAAGRFLDALADRIALGAAAVVSVLDPGCLVLAGEIGRAGADALADRVQHRLARMSPLATEVRPSALGGGAVLRGALLTARDRAQDDLFGPSDR; encoded by the coding sequence ATGCCCGCATCACCGAGCACCGCCCGGGCCATCAACGACCGGTTCGCCCTGCGCCTGCTGCAGCGGGAGGGCCCGTTGACGGCAGGGCAGTTGAAGCAGCTGACCGGCCTGTCCCGGCCCACCGTGGCCGACCTCGTCGAACGCCTCATCGCCTCCGGCCTCATCGAGGTGGCCGGGGAGTCGGGGGAGCAGCGCCGCGGCCCCAACGCCAAGCTGTACGGCATCGTGGCCGGCCGCGCGTACCTCGCCGCCCTCGACGTGCGCACCGAGGGCGTCGCCGTACTGGTGTCGGACCTGCTCGGCCGGGTGCTCGCCGAGGCGTCCGTGCCGATCGGCGACGGCACCGGGACGGGCCCCGCCGTGGAGCAGGCGGTGAGCCTGGTCGAGCGGGCGGCGAAGGAGGCCGGCGCCGACCGGCTGCACACCGTAGGCATCGGAGCTCCCGGTCTGATCGACCCGGTCGGCGGCGAACTCCGGGACTCCACGGGATTGCCCGAGTGGCACCGTCGGCTGACGGCGGCCTTGCAGGAGAAGTTCCCCGAGGCGCGGGTCGGTGTCGAGAACGAGACCAACCTCGCCGCCCTGGCCGAACAGCGCGACGGCGCCGCCCGGGACCGCGACACCTTCGTCCTGCTCTGGCTCGGCCTCGGCATCGGCGCGGCCGTCGTCCTCGACGGCACCCTGCGCCGGGGCGTCTCCGGGGGCGCGGGCGAGATCGGCTTCATGCCGGTGCCGGGCACCGCCGGCCTGCCGTCGGCCACCGACTGCGACGGCGGCTTCCACTCCGTGGCGGGAGCGGCGGCGGTCTCCGCCCTCGCGGCGGAGCACGGCATGACGGCACGGCCCGCCGGGCCCGAGCCGCACGCCGCCGCGCTGGTCCGGGAGGCGGTGCACCGGTCGGCGTCCGGGGACGCCCCCGCCGCCGGGCGCTTCCTCGACGCGCTCGCGGACCGCATCGCCCTGGGCGCCGCCGCCGTGGTCTCCGTCCTCGACCCCGGCTGCCTGGTCCTTGCCGGGGAGATCGGCCGGGCGGGCGCCGACGCCCTCGCCGACCGCGTCCAGCACCGCCTCGCCCGGATGTCCCCGCTGGCCACGGAGGTGCGGCCCAGTGCCCTGGGCGGTGGCGCGGTACTGCGGGGCGCCCTGCTCACCGCTCGCGACCGTGCCCAGGACGACCTCTTCGGCCCATCGGACCGGTAG
- a CDS encoding Repetin: MKRRTTTAVLCAALLLTAVTSGAAVASGPHEGQPPREAAALTGTAKLYRSAGDDITFTFDAHLAAKDNDDPLKATGTFEFSHYLNGWGARAKAEVDCLITGGDVAVVSGVITESDLPGAEGKRVGVTVHDRGHHDRLGYSWAATGSPAEGGELPRCVSSAPFEKVAKGTGDFTVVPWQPRL; this comes from the coding sequence ATGAAACGCCGTACGACGACCGCCGTGCTCTGTGCCGCCCTGCTGCTGACCGCCGTCACCTCGGGGGCGGCCGTCGCCTCCGGACCCCACGAGGGGCAGCCCCCGCGGGAGGCCGCCGCGCTGACCGGCACCGCGAAGCTGTACCGGTCGGCCGGTGACGACATCACCTTCACCTTCGACGCCCACCTGGCGGCCAAGGACAACGACGATCCGCTCAAGGCCACCGGGACCTTCGAGTTCAGCCACTACCTGAACGGCTGGGGTGCCCGGGCCAAGGCCGAGGTCGACTGTCTGATCACCGGCGGTGACGTGGCCGTCGTCTCCGGCGTCATCACCGAATCCGACCTGCCCGGCGCCGAGGGCAAGCGGGTCGGCGTCACCGTCCACGACCGCGGGCACCACGACCGGCTCGGCTACAGCTGGGCCGCGACGGGCAGTCCCGCGGAGGGCGGGGAGCTGCCCCGGTGCGTGTCGTCGGCGCCCTTCGAGAAGGTCGCGAAGGGGACCGGCGACTTCACGGTCGTGCCCTGGCAGCCGCGGCTGTAG
- a CDS encoding MFS transporter, with amino-acid sequence MSAVVYEQGQVRRARYAVAAVFAVHGAVTGSFATRVPWIQDHAGVSAGQLGLALAFPALGASVAMPLAGSVSHRFGARTALRGLLALWTLALVLPSLAPNLLTLCLALFVYGATAGMSDVAMNALGVEIENRLDKSIMSGLHGMWSAGALIGSAAGTLAAHLGADARLHHVLAAAVLTVAGLVACTWVLDLQPAEDEAPPPRFALPPRSAVLIGAVGFCAVFAEGASLDWSAVYLRDELETSAGLAAACTTGFTLTMAVARFAGDKVVDRFGAVRTVRVSGVLASLGGLLVVVGGHPAVAMTGFALMGLGIAVVVPLCFAAAGRAGSNPSLAIAGVATITYTSGLVAPSAIGGLAQATSLVVSFGLVTALACCLVAFAKVLRAGDRDRPKISPSSAAVPDRHS; translated from the coding sequence ATGAGCGCAGTGGTCTACGAGCAAGGCCAGGTGAGGCGCGCACGGTACGCCGTGGCGGCCGTGTTCGCCGTGCACGGCGCGGTCACCGGTTCGTTCGCCACCCGGGTGCCGTGGATCCAGGACCACGCCGGCGTGAGCGCGGGCCAGTTGGGTCTGGCGCTCGCCTTCCCGGCGCTCGGCGCGTCGGTCGCCATGCCACTGGCCGGCAGCGTCAGTCACCGCTTCGGCGCCCGCACCGCCCTGCGCGGCCTGCTGGCCCTGTGGACGCTGGCGCTGGTGCTGCCCTCCCTGGCCCCGAACCTGCTCACCCTGTGCCTCGCCCTGTTCGTCTACGGGGCCACGGCGGGCATGTCGGACGTGGCGATGAACGCGCTCGGCGTCGAGATCGAGAACCGGCTGGACAAGTCGATCATGTCCGGCCTGCACGGCATGTGGAGCGCCGGCGCCCTGATCGGCTCGGCGGCCGGCACCCTCGCCGCCCACCTGGGCGCGGACGCCCGACTGCACCACGTCCTGGCCGCCGCCGTGCTGACCGTGGCGGGTCTGGTCGCCTGCACCTGGGTGCTGGACCTCCAGCCCGCCGAGGACGAGGCCCCGCCGCCGCGGTTCGCGCTGCCGCCCCGGTCGGCCGTGCTGATCGGCGCGGTCGGGTTCTGCGCGGTGTTCGCGGAGGGCGCCAGCCTGGACTGGTCGGCGGTCTACCTGCGGGACGAGCTGGAGACGTCGGCCGGACTGGCGGCGGCGTGCACGACGGGCTTCACGCTCACGATGGCCGTGGCCCGATTCGCCGGCGACAAGGTGGTGGACCGTTTCGGCGCGGTGCGCACGGTGCGCGTGAGCGGGGTGCTGGCCTCTCTCGGCGGCCTGCTCGTCGTCGTCGGCGGCCATCCGGCGGTGGCGATGACCGGCTTCGCGCTGATGGGGCTCGGCATCGCCGTGGTCGTCCCGCTGTGCTTCGCGGCGGCCGGCCGGGCCGGCTCCAACCCGAGCCTGGCCATCGCGGGCGTCGCCACCATCACGTACACCTCGGGCCTGGTCGCCCCGAGCGCGATCGGCGGCCTCGCGCAGGCGACCAGCCTGGTGGTGTCGTTCGGCCTGGTGACCGCGCTGGCCTGCTGCCTGGTGGCGTTCGCGAAGGTGCTGCGCGCCGGGGACCGGGACCGGCCGAAGATCAGTCCGTCGAGCGCAGCAGTGCCCGACCGGCACTCCTGA
- a CDS encoding glycoside hydrolase family 6 protein: MVAAASVVVVVGTATGMLSALGDDDGGGTDEARPTVTRSPRLHSLPLSPSPSPSAMPSVSASPSASAPAKRASPEPSPRKTSEKKPRATPAATRLYRHPESQILSWVRANPDDPRQDVIRSRIADHPAAVWFADYTPSNITSRVRAVTSGAAAEGRVPVVVPYAIPGRDCGGHSQGGAPGLDAYDDWIDLFAAGLGSGEVVVVLEPDSVAQADCLTAGERADRFASLARAGRVLKDANPNARVYYDAGHSGWHAPAKQAGWLKEAGAASAASSDGIFSNVSNFHTTADEVAHNRAVLDALGGPASLGAVIDTSRNGNGAPPDGEWCDPAGRRIGRTPTLSTGMGRIDAYLWVKLPGESDGCKGRPGTFTPSYAYDLAR, translated from the coding sequence ATGGTCGCGGCGGCGTCCGTCGTCGTCGTGGTCGGCACCGCGACCGGCATGCTCTCCGCGCTCGGCGACGACGACGGCGGCGGCACCGACGAGGCCCGGCCGACGGTCACGCGGTCGCCGCGGCTGCACTCGCTGCCCCTGTCGCCGTCCCCGTCCCCGTCGGCGATGCCGTCGGTCTCCGCCTCGCCCTCCGCCTCCGCCCCGGCGAAGAGGGCGAGTCCCGAGCCGTCACCGAGGAAGACCTCCGAGAAGAAGCCCCGGGCGACCCCGGCCGCCACCCGGCTCTACCGGCACCCGGAGTCGCAGATCCTCTCCTGGGTCCGGGCCAACCCCGACGACCCGCGCCAGGACGTGATCCGGTCGCGGATCGCCGACCACCCGGCCGCCGTGTGGTTCGCCGACTACACGCCCTCGAACATCACCTCCCGGGTCCGGGCCGTGACGTCGGGCGCCGCCGCCGAGGGCCGGGTGCCCGTGGTCGTGCCGTACGCGATACCCGGCCGTGACTGCGGCGGCCACTCCCAGGGCGGCGCGCCCGGCCTCGACGCCTACGACGACTGGATCGACCTCTTCGCCGCCGGGCTCGGCTCCGGCGAGGTCGTCGTCGTCCTGGAGCCCGACTCGGTGGCCCAGGCCGATTGCCTGACCGCCGGGGAGCGTGCCGACCGCTTCGCCTCCCTGGCCCGCGCCGGCCGGGTACTCAAGGACGCGAACCCCAACGCCCGCGTGTACTACGACGCGGGTCACTCCGGCTGGCACGCGCCCGCCAAGCAGGCGGGCTGGCTGAAGGAGGCCGGCGCCGCCTCGGCAGCCTCGTCCGACGGCATCTTCAGCAACGTCTCCAACTTCCACACCACCGCCGACGAGGTAGCCCACAACCGCGCGGTCCTCGACGCCCTCGGCGGCCCGGCGAGCCTCGGCGCCGTCATCGACACCAGCCGCAACGGCAACGGCGCCCCGCCCGACGGTGAGTGGTGCGACCCGGCCGGCCGCAGGATCGGCCGCACACCGACCCTGAGCACCGGCATGGGACGCATCGACGCCTACCTGTGGGTGAAGCTGCCGGGGGAGTCGGACGGCTGCAAGGGCAGGCCGGGCACCTTCACGCCGTCCTACGCCTACGACTTGGCGCGCTGA
- a CDS encoding DUF5995 family protein: MAHCEQLPMAASTVDTVLTRMRILDTTLPPRDGVAVFNRVYLTVTEAVDRHIDGGRFPDARSAIALDVRFAERYLAAVDAMEDGRRPPACWRPLFQFRRHPGVRPLQFALSGINAHIGHDLALAVVDTCRTLGCEPVDLEDEFDGVGDLLVSLEERVREELMPGPDLLQIADPLTHLFGSWSLERARDATWAAARALWALRRLPDVAAEFTERLDSAVGFAGRMLLTPLPD, translated from the coding sequence ATGGCGCACTGCGAGCAACTCCCGATGGCGGCCTCGACGGTGGACACGGTCCTGACCCGGATGCGCATCCTCGACACGACGCTGCCTCCGCGGGACGGGGTGGCGGTCTTCAACCGCGTCTACCTGACCGTCACCGAGGCGGTCGACCGGCACATCGACGGAGGCCGTTTCCCGGACGCCCGGTCGGCGATCGCGCTGGACGTGCGGTTCGCGGAGCGTTATCTGGCGGCCGTCGACGCGATGGAGGACGGCCGCCGTCCGCCCGCCTGCTGGCGTCCCCTGTTCCAGTTCCGCCGCCATCCCGGCGTACGGCCGCTGCAGTTCGCGCTGTCGGGCATCAATGCCCACATCGGGCACGACCTCGCACTGGCCGTGGTGGACACCTGTCGTACGCTCGGCTGCGAACCCGTCGACCTGGAGGACGAGTTCGACGGGGTGGGCGATCTCCTCGTGTCGCTGGAGGAACGCGTCCGCGAGGAGTTGATGCCGGGCCCCGACCTCCTCCAGATCGCCGACCCGCTGACCCATCTGTTCGGCTCCTGGAGCCTGGAGCGCGCCCGCGACGCCACCTGGGCGGCGGCCCGCGCGCTGTGGGCGCTGCGCCGACTGCCGGACGTCGCCGCGGAGTTCACCGAGCGCCTGGACTCGGCGGTCGGCTTCGCGGGCCGCATGCTGCTCACCCCGCTGCCGGACTGA
- a CDS encoding acyl-CoA thioesterase translates to MTAEAPAAPALPAVPYGRLLPVTVHFDDLDALGLLHNARYPVMVERAWAELWTEHGFRFEGDWAAAGDACNAVKELTITYEAPVTRPGAYAVHLWLDRLGTTGLTYGFRFCSPDGATTYARGTRVLVRLDSETLRPAPWSDTFRSAGRALLRSTD, encoded by the coding sequence GTGACCGCCGAAGCGCCCGCCGCACCCGCCCTGCCCGCCGTGCCGTACGGCCGCCTCCTCCCCGTCACCGTCCACTTCGACGACCTCGACGCGCTCGGTCTGCTGCACAATGCCCGCTACCCCGTGATGGTCGAGCGTGCCTGGGCCGAGCTGTGGACGGAGCACGGCTTCCGCTTCGAGGGCGACTGGGCGGCGGCCGGCGACGCCTGCAACGCGGTCAAGGAACTGACGATCACCTACGAGGCGCCGGTCACCCGGCCGGGTGCCTACGCCGTCCACCTCTGGCTGGACCGGCTCGGCACGACCGGGCTGACCTACGGCTTCCGCTTCTGCTCGCCGGACGGCGCCACCACGTACGCCCGCGGCACCCGGGTGCTGGTCCGGCTGGATTCCGAAACCCTGCGCCCGGCGCCGTGGAGCGACACCTTCAGGAGTGCCGGTCGGGCACTGCTGCGCTCGACGGACTGA
- a CDS encoding LLM class F420-dependent oxidoreductase, giving the protein MATRLGLGLPQMRQYDLGEDVPDVARAAEGMGYESLWVFERALFPEPATQGLYGIEGLPWPDSYRNVADPLITLALAAAATERAELGSSVLVAPLHVPFQLAKALASLDAASGGRVIAGFGTGWSHDEYAATSVRPFAERGQALDELIEVCRAVWGPDPVVYDGHVTKIASAVVGPKPARPIPVLLAAGSGKARRRLVDHADGWLPNGLGVEVVAEQWRRLRDLADERGRTEPIRTVLRVNARYRASAQEGTGRRPFHGSVDQIVEDLAAHAEIGLDEILIDLQGSARDAEELKDLAAQVYEKARAAGV; this is encoded by the coding sequence ATGGCGACCCGGCTCGGACTCGGCCTCCCCCAGATGCGGCAGTACGACCTCGGCGAGGACGTCCCCGACGTGGCCCGCGCGGCGGAAGGGATGGGCTACGAGAGCCTGTGGGTCTTCGAGCGCGCCCTGTTCCCCGAGCCCGCCACCCAGGGCCTGTACGGCATCGAGGGCCTGCCCTGGCCGGACTCCTACCGGAACGTGGCCGACCCGCTGATCACCCTGGCCCTCGCCGCCGCGGCCACCGAACGGGCGGAGCTGGGCAGCAGCGTACTGGTCGCCCCGCTGCACGTGCCGTTCCAGCTGGCCAAGGCGCTGGCCTCGCTGGACGCGGCGAGCGGCGGCCGGGTGATCGCCGGTTTCGGCACGGGCTGGTCGCACGACGAGTACGCGGCGACGTCGGTGCGGCCGTTCGCCGAGCGCGGGCAGGCCCTGGACGAGCTGATCGAGGTGTGCCGCGCGGTCTGGGGCCCGGACCCGGTGGTGTACGACGGGCACGTCACGAAGATCGCGTCCGCCGTGGTCGGCCCCAAGCCCGCCCGGCCGATCCCGGTGCTGCTGGCGGCGGGCAGCGGGAAGGCCCGGCGCCGGCTCGTGGACCACGCCGACGGCTGGCTGCCGAACGGCCTCGGCGTCGAGGTCGTGGCCGAGCAGTGGCGGCGGCTGCGGGACCTGGCCGACGAACGCGGCCGTACGGAACCGATCCGCACGGTGCTGCGGGTCAACGCCCGGTATCGGGCGTCGGCCCAGGAGGGCACCGGCCGCCGCCCCTTCCACGGCAGCGTCGACCAGATCGTCGAGGACCTCGCCGCCCACGCCGAGATCGGCCTCGACGAGATCCTGATCGACCTTCAGGGCTCGGCGCGGGACGCCGAGGAGCTCAAGGACCTGGCCGCCCAGGTGTACGAGAAGGCCCGCGCGGCCGGGGTCTAG
- a CDS encoding flavin monoamine oxidase family protein translates to MTSTVPNAIEHADEQQPPITMFGPDFPYAYDDFLAHPAGLGQIPAAEHGTEVAVIGGGLSGIVAAYELMKMGLKPVVYEADRIGGRLRTVGFDGCDESLTAEMGAMRFPPSSTALQHYIDLVGLKTSPFPNPLAEATPSTVVDLKGESHYAETLDDLPQVYRDVADAWAKCLEEGADFSDMNRALRERDVPRIREIWARLVEKLDNQTFYGFLCDSEAFKSFRHREIFGQVGFGTGGWDTDFPNSILEILRVVYTEADDHHRGIVGGSQQLPLRMWEREPEKIVHWPYGTSLKSLHTDGEPRPAVTRLNRTAGNRITVTDADGDIRTYQAAIFTAQSWMLLSKIACDDSLFPIDHWTAIERTHYMESSKLFVPVDRPFWLDKDEETGRDAMSMTLTDRMTRGTYLLDDGPDKPAVICLSYTWCDDSLKWLPLSANERMEVMLKSLGEIYPKVDIRKHIIGNPVTVSWENEPYFMGAFKANLPGHYRYQRRLFTHFMQEELPEDKRGIFLAGDDISWTAGWAEGAVQTALNAVWGVMHHFGGQTDPTNPGPGDVYDEIAPVELPED, encoded by the coding sequence ATGACGTCCACCGTGCCCAACGCGATCGAGCACGCAGACGAGCAGCAGCCGCCGATCACCATGTTCGGGCCGGACTTCCCGTACGCGTACGACGACTTCCTCGCCCACCCCGCCGGCCTCGGCCAGATACCCGCCGCCGAGCACGGCACCGAGGTCGCCGTGATCGGCGGCGGCCTGTCCGGCATCGTCGCCGCCTACGAACTGATGAAGATGGGCCTCAAGCCCGTCGTCTACGAGGCCGACAGGATCGGCGGCCGGCTGCGGACCGTCGGCTTCGACGGCTGCGACGAGTCGCTGACCGCCGAGATGGGCGCGATGCGCTTCCCGCCCTCCTCCACCGCGCTCCAGCACTACATCGACCTGGTCGGCCTGAAGACCAGCCCCTTCCCCAACCCGCTCGCCGAGGCCACGCCCTCCACGGTCGTCGACCTCAAGGGCGAGTCGCACTACGCCGAGACCCTCGACGATCTGCCGCAGGTCTACCGGGACGTCGCCGACGCCTGGGCGAAGTGCCTGGAGGAGGGTGCCGACTTCTCCGACATGAACCGCGCCCTGCGCGAGCGCGACGTGCCGCGCATCCGCGAGATCTGGGCCAGGCTCGTCGAGAAGCTCGACAACCAGACCTTCTACGGCTTCCTCTGCGACTCCGAGGCCTTCAAGTCCTTCCGGCACCGCGAGATCTTCGGCCAGGTCGGCTTCGGCACCGGCGGGTGGGACACCGACTTCCCCAACTCCATCCTGGAGATCCTCCGCGTCGTCTACACCGAGGCGGACGACCACCACCGCGGCATCGTCGGCGGCTCCCAGCAGCTCCCGCTGAGGATGTGGGAGCGGGAGCCGGAGAAGATCGTCCACTGGCCGTACGGCACCTCGCTGAAGTCCCTGCACACGGACGGCGAGCCGCGCCCGGCGGTGACCCGGCTGAACCGTACCGCCGGCAACCGGATCACCGTGACCGACGCCGACGGCGACATCCGCACGTACCAGGCGGCGATCTTCACCGCCCAGTCCTGGATGCTGCTCTCGAAGATCGCGTGCGACGACTCGCTCTTCCCGATCGACCACTGGACCGCGATCGAGCGCACCCACTACATGGAGAGCTCCAAGCTGTTCGTGCCCGTCGACCGGCCCTTCTGGCTGGACAAGGACGAGGAGACGGGCCGGGACGCCATGTCGATGACGCTCACCGACCGCATGACCCGCGGCACCTACCTCCTGGACGACGGCCCGGACAAGCCCGCCGTCATCTGCCTCTCCTACACCTGGTGCGACGACAGCCTGAAGTGGCTGCCGCTGTCCGCGAACGAGCGGATGGAGGTCATGCTGAAGTCGCTCGGCGAGATCTACCCGAAGGTCGACATCAGGAAGCACATCATCGGCAACCCGGTGACCGTCTCCTGGGAGAACGAGCCCTACTTCATGGGTGCGTTCAAGGCCAACCTCCCCGGCCACTACCGCTACCAGCGGCGCCTGTTCACGCACTTCATGCAGGAGGAGCTGCCCGAGGACAAGCGGGGCATCTTCCTCGCCGGCGACGACATCTCCTGGACGGCCGGCTGGGCCGAGGGAGCCGTCCAGACCGCGCTCAACGCGGTCTGGGGCGTCATGCACCACTTCGGCGGGCAGACCGACCCGACCAACCCCGGGCCGGGTGACGTGTACGACGAGATCGCGCCGGTCGAGCTGCCCGAGGACTAG